In Odontesthes bonariensis isolate fOdoBon6 chromosome 22, fOdoBon6.hap1, whole genome shotgun sequence, one genomic interval encodes:
- the LOC142373323 gene encoding uncharacterized protein LOC142373323 has product MATQTTDISSKFKDIISNSVQIRPGPPDLGPPSFYQLKTEKEMFGTLTRMIVGEKDVKKPNKTILLVGETGAGKSTLIDALVNYTLGVEWEDEVWFQIVEEAKGRSQSESQTSDVIVYQIFGLEGKTLPYSLTIIDTPGYGSTKGTQRDFIVRERLFDLVRSKNGVHEVHAVGLVLKATENRLSERLMYILDSVMSLFGKDLQKNIVALITHSDGRRPKNALQALEAAKIKSSRNEKNQPVHFLFDNCQHEERTEDTEIYLQNAWRVTSRGMGQFKTFLEKSSPQQQAVASEVQKECIRLTACIQNLQERIRFNELKQRDIRQAREDLEVYKDVKPIRAEVCKLGFEAAVCCKKCKENCHYPGCTMALNPQHCEVMKDGFCTSCSGKCPASDHVKENHKYVIRTRKAQRTEHPQILNEVTAEKSQPQNELRAEKSQPQNKVTAEKSQPHNEVTAEQSQPQNKVTAEKSQPHNEVTAEQSQPQNKLTAEQSQPQNKVRAEQSQPQNKVTAEKSQPQNKVRAEQSQPQNKVTAEKSQPQNKVTAEQSQPQNKVTAEQSQPQNKVTAEKSQPHNEVTAEQSQPQNKVRAEQSQPQNKVTAEKSQPHNEVTAEKSQPHNEVRAEQSQPQNKVTAEKSQPHNEVTAEKSQPHNEVTAEKSQPHNEVTAEKSQPHNEVTAEKSQPHNEVTAEKSQPHNEVTAEESQLLNEAYQHVVRLKQVALNVDSVSTSVLLDFLIEKMKEKGDKEKLQELEELDKQMDDETRAALKHKMRSISSNYEDLTSESIQIRPGPPSVHQLRTKKEMFGTLTRITVGEKDVKKPNKTVLLVGETGAGKSTLIDALVNYTLGVEWEDEVWFQTVEEEKRSQSESQTSDVIVYQIFGLEEKTLPYSLTIIDTPGYGSTRGPEEDAVVGQRLFDLFRSEDGVHEVHAVGLVLKATENRLSDRLMYIFDSVMSLFGKDVEENIVALITHSDGRTPGNALQALEAAKIKSSRNEKNQPVHFLFDNNQKTQRGTTEKEKAASKDSWYSTNEQIGHLSNFLQRSQSQTLKTTVDVLNERVRLTACLQNLKDRIKLTELKQKEIRQIQEGLKEHQEEMKKNEKFTFEVDEVYKDKEPIDDGMQLGFYGGAVTCNVCEENCHYPGCTMAWKPERCEVMKRGRCTVCTGKCPASDHVKEQKKYVTKTRKVQKTFNDMKQKYEGNKAERENKRTLLENLEKEKNQLTAERRQLLDKAFQHVVKLEQIALNVDSLSVYIHYDFLIEKMKEGGDTEKVQKLEEMKRRVEKVASSSESDIETTKAFLKRAGKHILKLIKPKK; this is encoded by the exons atggcaacaca GACAACAGATATTTCATCAAAGTTTAAGGACATCATCTCCAACAGTGTTCAGATCAGACCAGGACCTCCTGATCTTGGACCTCCTTCTTTCTACCAgctgaaaacagagaaagagatgTTTGGAACTCTGACAAGAATGATTGTTGGTGAAAAAGATGTGAAGAAGCCAAATAAAACCATCTTACTTGTTGGTGAAACAGGAGCAGGAAAATCTACTCTGATTGATGCTCTGGTGAACTACACCCTGGGAGTGGAGTGGGAGGATGAAGTCTGGTTTCAGATTGTAGAGGAGGCAAAGGGAAGAAGTCAGTCAGAAAGTCAGACATCAGATGTGATCGTGTACCAGATCTTTGGTTTAGAAGGGAAAACTCTGCCCTACTCTCTGACCATCATCGATACTCCTGGATATGGAAGCACTAAAGGGACCCAGCGGGATTTCATTGTAAGGGAAAGATTATTTGACTTGGTTCGATCAAAGAATGGAGTTCATGAAGTTCATGCAGTGGGTCTGGtgctgaaggcgactgagaaTCGACTGAGTGAGCGACTGATGTACATCTTAGATTCAGTGATGTCTCTGTTTGGAAAAGACCTGCAGAAAAACATTGTAGCTCTCATCACACACTCAGATGGAAGAAGACCTAAAAATGCTCTTCAAGCTCTTGAAGCTGCAAAGATTAAAAGTTCCAGAAATGAGAAGAATCAGCccgttcacttcctgtttgataACTGTCAGCATGAAGAACggacagaggacacagagaTATATCTGCAGAATGCTTGGAGAGTAACAAGTAGAGGAATGGGTCAGTTCAAAACCTTTCTGGAGAAGTCTTCACCTCAACAGCAGGCGGTAGCATCTGAAGTGCAGAAAGAGTGCATCAGACTGACGGCCTGCATCCAAAACCTGCAGGAGAGAATCAGGTTCAATGAATTAAAGCAGAGAGATATCAGACAGGCCCGGGAAGATCTGGAGGTGTACAAAGATGTAAAACCTATCAGAGCTGAGGTGTGCAAGCTTGGCTTTGAAGCAGCAGTCTGCTGTAAGAAGTGTAAGGAGAACTGTCACTATCCTGGGTGCACGATGGCCTTGAATCCACAACACTGTGAGGTCATGAAAGATGGATTCTGTACTTCATGTTCTGGGAAGTGTCCTGCATCAGATCATGTAAAAGAAAACCATAAATATGTGATCAGAACAAGAAAAGCTCAGAGAACTGAACATCCTCAAATACTGAATGAAGTGACAGCAGAGAAGTCTCAGCCTCAGAATGAACTGAGAGCAGAGAAGTCTCAGCCTCAGAATAAAGTGACAGCAGAGAAGTCTCAGCCTCATAATGAAGTGACAGCAGAGCAGTCTCAGCCTCAGAATAAAGTGACAGCAGAGAAGTCTCAGCCTCATAATGAAGTGACAGCAGAGCAGTCTCAGCCTCAGAATAAACTGACAGCAGAGCAGTCTCAGCCTCAGAATAAAGTGAGAGCAGAGCAGTCTCAGCCTCAGAATAAAGTGACAGCAGAGAAGTCTCAGCCTCAGAATAAAGTGAGAGCAGAGCAGTCTCAGCCTCAGAATAAAGTGACAGCAGAGAAGTCTCAGCCTCAGAATAAAGTGACAGCAGAGCAGTCTCAGCCTCAGAATAAAGTGACAGCAGAGCAGTCTCAGCCTCAGAATAAAGTGACAGCAGAGAAGTCTCAGCCTCATAATGAAGTGACAGCAGAGCAGTCTCAGCCTCAGAATAAAGTGAGAGCAGAGCAGTCTCAGCCTCAGAATAAAGTGACAGCAGAGAAGTCTCAGCCTCATAATGAAGTGACAGCAGAGAAGTCTCAGCCTCATAATGAAGTGAGAGCAGAGCAGTCTCAGCCTCAGAATAAAGTGACAGCAGAGAAGTCTCAGCCTCATAATGAAGTGACAGCAGAGAAGTCTCAGCCTCATAATGAAGTGACAGCAGAGAAGTCTCAGCCTCATAATGAAGTGACAGCAGAGAAGTCTCAGCCTCATAATGAAGTGACAGCAGAGAAGTCTCAGCCTCATAATGAAGTGACAGCAGAGAAGTCTCAGCCTCATAATGAAGTGACAGCAGAGGAGTCTCAGCTGCTGAATGAAGCCTACCAACATGTTGTCAGACTGAAGCAGGTTGCTCTGAATGTGGACTCAGTGTCCACTTCTGTCCTTCTGGACTTCCTGATTgagaagatgaaagaaaaaggagataAAGAAAAGTTGCAGGAACTGGAGGAGCTAGACAAGCAGATGGATGATGAAACCAGAGCAGCTCTGAAGCACAA GATGAGAAGCATTTCATCAAATTATGAAGACTTAACATCTGAAAGCATTCAGATCAGACCAGGACCTCCTTCTGTCCACCAGCTGAGAACAAAGAAAGAGATGTTTGGAACTCTGACAAGAATAACTGTTGGTGAAAAAGATGTGAAGAAGCCAAATAAAACCGTCTTACTTGTTGGTGAAACAGGAGCAGGAAAATCTACTCTGATTGATGCTCTGGTGAACTACACCCTGGGAGTGGAGTGGGAGGATGAAGTCTGGTTTCAGACtgtagaggaggagaaaagaagTCAGTCAGAAAGTCAGACATCAGATGTGATCGTGTACCAGATCTTTGGTTTAGAAGAGAAAACTCTGCCCTACTCTCTGACCATCATCGATACTCCTGGATATGGAAGCACCAGAGGCCCTGAAGAAGATGCCGTGGTCGGTCAGAGATTATTCGACTTGTTTCGATCAGAGGATGGAGTTCATGAAGTTCATGCAGTGGGTCTGGtgctgaaggcgactgagaaTCGACTGAGTGACCGACTGATGTACATCTTTGATTCAGTGATGTCTCTGTTTGGAAAAGACGTAGAGGAAAACATTGTAGCTCTCATCACACACTCAGATGGAAGAACACCTGGAAATGCTCTTCAAGCTCTTGAAGCTGCAAAGATTAAAAGTTCCAGAAATGAGAAGAATCAGCccgttcacttcctgtttgataACAATCAGAAGACACAACGAGGTAcaacagagaaagaaaaggctGCTTCTAAAGATTCATGGTATTCTACAAATGAACAAATTGGCCATCTGTCAAACTTCTTGCAAAGATCTCAGTCACAGACACTGAAAACAACTGTGGATGTTCTGAATGAACGTGTCAGATTGACGGCCTGCCTCCAAAACCTGAAAGATAGAATAAAACTGACTGAactgaaacagaaagaaatcagACAGATCCAAGAAGGTCTGAAGGAACATCAAGAAGAGATGAAGAAGAACGAGAAGTTTACTTTCGAAGTCGATGAGGTCTACAAAGATAAAGAACCTATTGATGATGGGATGCAGTTGGGGTTTTATGGTGGCGCAGTCACCTGTAACGTCTGTGAGGAGAACTGTCACTATCCTGGATGCACGATGGCCTGGAAACCTGAACGCTGTGAGGTCATGAAGAGAGGCCGCTGCACTGTGTGTACCGGGAAGTGTCCTGCATCAGATCATGTGAAGGAACAAAAGAAATATGTGACTAAGACGAGGAAAGTTCAGAAAACCTTCAACGATATGAAACAAAAGTATGAAGGGAACAAAGCCGAACGTGAAAACAAGAGGACCCTCTTAGAGAATCTTGAAAAGGAAAagaaccaactgacagcagagAGACGTCAGCTGCTGGATAAAGCCTTCCAACATGTTGTCAAACTGGAGCAGATCGCTCTGAATGTGGATTCTCTGTCAGTTTATATCCACTACGACTTCCTGATTGAGAAGatgaaggaaggaggagacacagagaaggTCCAGAAACTGGAGGAGATGAAGAGAAGAGTGGAGAAAGTAGCCAGTTCCTCAGAGAGCGACATAGAAACAACAAAAGCCTTCCTAAAAAGGGCTGggaaacacattttaaaactgattaaacccaaaaaataa